The following coding sequences lie in one Megalodesulfovibrio gigas DSM 1382 = ATCC 19364 genomic window:
- a CDS encoding cytochrome C assembly family protein, whose amino-acid sequence MSLFLFAYFLIVLAYLAATGLSLFGALRRRPGLRRAAVRVAFGGFLLHTLLLGHFFATETIVEWSTGVYLKMLSWCVLAVSFLLWHRLRWDFLSLTVSPVALLLFASSINHAQGTVQMPKALHGLFFTLHIGVLFASIALLAVACGAGLLFVHQERKIKTKARLAGFLQDMPGLAALDRVNHWAVCLGFPLFTLGMLTGFVFARLTWGKVLSADPKEFMSLAIWALFAWLFYGRLFLDWRGKRPAKLAMLLFALAVVSIAGVNFFLQSHHGLMERP is encoded by the coding sequence ATGAGTCTATTCCTTTTCGCCTACTTCCTCATCGTGTTGGCCTATCTCGCCGCCACGGGCTTATCCTTGTTCGGGGCCTTGCGACGCCGGCCCGGCCTGCGCCGCGCCGCGGTGCGCGTGGCCTTTGGCGGATTCCTGCTCCACACCCTGCTCCTGGGCCACTTCTTTGCCACGGAGACGATTGTGGAATGGTCCACCGGGGTATATCTGAAGATGCTCTCCTGGTGCGTGCTGGCGGTGTCCTTCCTGTTGTGGCACCGGCTGCGCTGGGATTTCCTCTCGTTGACGGTGTCGCCAGTGGCGCTGCTGCTGTTTGCGTCGTCCATCAACCATGCCCAGGGCACGGTGCAGATGCCCAAGGCGCTGCACGGCCTCTTTTTCACCCTGCACATCGGCGTGCTGTTTGCCAGCATTGCCCTGCTGGCCGTGGCCTGCGGGGCCGGGCTGCTGTTCGTGCATCAGGAACGCAAGATCAAAACCAAGGCCCGGCTGGCGGGCTTTCTGCAAGACATGCCCGGCCTAGCAGCCCTGGACCGCGTGAACCACTGGGCCGTCTGCCTGGGCTTTCCGCTGTTCACCCTGGGCATGCTCACGGGGTTCGTGTTCGCGCGCCTCACCTGGGGCAAGGTGTTGTCTGCGGATCCCAAGGAATTCATGTCCCTGGCCATCTGGGCCCTGTTCGCCTGGCTCTTTTACGGCAGGCTGTTTCTGGACTGGCGCGGCAAACGGCCGGCGAAGCTGGCCATGCTGCTCTTCGCCCTGGCTGTGGTCTCCATCGCCGGCGTGAACTTCTTCCTGCAAAGCCACCACGGTCTGATGGAGCGTCCATGA